From one Alicyclobacillus acidocaldarius subsp. acidocaldarius Tc-4-1 genomic stretch:
- the helD gene encoding RNA polymerase recycling motor HelD gives MEGQPSAQHPAWRAEQAYVDRVVAAMRAKLAELEGVLRGVRGEIVEFRRHFWDDVTINLSTLDDLVETHFAIRQQAEVLGERERRHQQAAQTKRTLERQISSPFFARIDFQYEGESEAEPIYIGIASFRDERDHTFLVHDWRAPISSVYYDALPGPASFKAPAGIVRGELKLKRQFVIRGGTILAMFDAGLTIGDELLMYALSRRSDAQMHNIVATIQRQQNVVIRDDESPALLVTGAAGSGKTSAALQRAAYLLYKHRGDLDARQMLFFSPNPLFMSYVSNVLPELGEDNIEQATFYDYLCARLQDEFVVEDPFDQMERLLEAGEDSRMARAVRYKASKAFADEMDRYVAGLAPRMRFHPILVEGRVIATATDVKAAFDRTDPRLRLPLRVDLVKDELLHRLRQFERDEALSDWVQKAVDGLPDEAYRRAERTAAKRKRERPELDEQEEARRLLGREVLRRMLRPVRHFVETLRFVDTAGMYRAWFEQAASNPPEGFHPDDWAQICRQTVREMDEGTLWYEDATPYLYMKEQILGRAVSAPIRHVLVDEVQDYSVLQLRLIRSLFPYSRITMLGDPEQLVSPHLPGILEEDEMARLFPGLVRVAFGQSYRSTKQIVLFTRGMAQKGAEIQPFDRDGALPQLAEVSGEAQQAGVIARWLGEFADAGYQTTAVLTKTQAEAERLAKALERLGVKLRRLDKRAVSLEPGVVVAPVYLAKGVEFDGVIVANASREQYQTAFDRQLLYTACTRAMHDLRMVSVGEASPWVLSQPAETYERVDAAEVNAT, from the coding sequence ATGGAAGGACAACCCTCAGCGCAACACCCAGCATGGCGGGCGGAACAAGCCTACGTCGATCGCGTCGTGGCCGCCATGCGCGCCAAGCTCGCGGAGCTTGAAGGCGTCTTGCGCGGCGTGCGCGGCGAGATCGTCGAATTTCGCCGGCACTTCTGGGACGATGTCACCATCAACCTGAGCACCTTGGACGATCTCGTCGAAACCCACTTTGCCATCCGCCAGCAGGCGGAGGTCCTCGGCGAGCGGGAGCGGCGTCACCAACAGGCGGCGCAGACCAAGCGCACCCTGGAGCGCCAGATTTCGTCGCCGTTTTTCGCGCGAATTGACTTCCAATACGAAGGCGAAAGCGAGGCCGAGCCCATCTACATCGGAATCGCGTCGTTTCGCGATGAGCGAGATCATACCTTCCTCGTGCACGACTGGCGCGCGCCCATCTCGAGCGTGTACTACGACGCACTGCCGGGGCCGGCGTCGTTCAAGGCGCCGGCCGGGATAGTGCGGGGCGAGCTCAAGCTCAAGCGCCAATTCGTCATCCGCGGCGGCACCATCTTGGCCATGTTTGATGCAGGGCTGACCATCGGGGACGAGCTCCTCATGTACGCCCTGTCGCGCCGCTCCGATGCGCAGATGCACAACATCGTCGCGACCATCCAGCGCCAACAGAATGTCGTCATCCGCGACGACGAGTCGCCGGCGCTCCTTGTCACCGGCGCGGCCGGCAGCGGCAAGACGTCGGCCGCTCTCCAGCGCGCCGCGTATCTTTTGTACAAGCACCGGGGCGATCTCGACGCGCGCCAGATGCTCTTTTTCTCGCCGAATCCGCTTTTCATGTCGTACGTCTCGAACGTGCTGCCCGAGCTCGGCGAGGACAACATCGAACAGGCGACATTCTACGACTATCTCTGCGCCAGGCTTCAGGACGAGTTCGTCGTCGAAGATCCCTTCGATCAAATGGAGCGCCTGCTCGAGGCGGGCGAGGACAGTCGCATGGCGAGGGCCGTGCGGTACAAGGCGTCGAAGGCCTTTGCGGACGAGATGGATCGCTACGTCGCCGGCCTCGCGCCGCGGATGCGCTTCCATCCCATTCTGGTGGAGGGGCGCGTCATCGCGACGGCGACCGACGTCAAGGCGGCGTTCGATAGGACGGATCCAAGGCTTCGCCTCCCGCTTCGCGTGGATCTCGTCAAGGACGAACTCTTGCATCGCCTGCGCCAGTTCGAGCGCGACGAGGCGCTTTCCGACTGGGTGCAGAAAGCCGTGGACGGGCTGCCGGACGAGGCGTACCGGCGCGCGGAGCGCACGGCGGCCAAGCGCAAGCGCGAGCGCCCGGAACTGGACGAGCAGGAGGAGGCGCGCCGGCTGCTCGGACGCGAGGTGCTTCGCCGGATGCTTCGGCCCGTGCGCCACTTCGTGGAGACGCTTCGCTTCGTGGACACGGCGGGGATGTACCGCGCTTGGTTCGAACAGGCGGCGTCGAACCCGCCCGAGGGCTTTCATCCGGACGATTGGGCTCAGATCTGCCGCCAGACCGTGCGCGAGATGGACGAGGGCACGCTCTGGTACGAGGACGCGACGCCGTACCTGTATATGAAGGAGCAGATCCTCGGCCGCGCGGTGAGCGCGCCCATCCGGCACGTGTTGGTGGACGAGGTGCAGGACTACTCCGTGCTTCAGTTGCGCCTCATCCGCAGCCTCTTCCCCTACAGCCGCATCACCATGCTCGGCGATCCAGAGCAGCTCGTGTCGCCTCATCTTCCCGGTATCCTCGAGGAGGACGAGATGGCGCGGCTCTTCCCCGGGCTTGTCCGGGTGGCGTTTGGGCAGAGCTATCGCTCGACGAAGCAGATTGTGCTCTTTACGCGCGGCATGGCGCAAAAGGGCGCGGAGATTCAGCCGTTCGATCGCGACGGCGCGCTGCCGCAGCTGGCGGAGGTGTCCGGCGAGGCGCAGCAGGCCGGCGTGATCGCGCGGTGGCTCGGCGAGTTTGCGGATGCGGGGTATCAGACGACGGCGGTGCTGACCAAGACGCAGGCCGAGGCGGAGCGGCTGGCGAAAGCGCTGGAGCGGCTCGGCGTGAAGCTTCGGCGCCTCGACAAGCGCGCGGTGAGCCTCGAGCCGGGCGTCGTGGTGGCGCCGGTGTATCTGGCGAAGGGCGTCGAGTTCGACGGCGTCATCGTCGCCAACGCGTCGCGGGAACAGTACCAAACGGCGTTCGACCGGCAGCTTTTGTATACGGCCTGCACGCGCGCGATGCATGATCTGCGCATGGTGTCCGTGGGGGAGGCGAGCCCGTGGGTCCTCTCGCAGCCCGCAGAAACCTATGAGCGCGTGGACGCAGCAGAGGTGAACGCCACGTGA